The Setaria viridis chromosome 9, Setaria_viridis_v4.0, whole genome shotgun sequence sequence GTAGCAGATCTCATGATGATTAACGTGAGATTAAAATAATTACTAATAGTAAGATTGATTACTTACTGGTTTTGAAGAGACAAAAGAGACCTCTCGGCTCTCGGCTCCATGAGACCATGACTACAAGTAGGTCTGGGCAAATCGGGCTCAAGCCGAGCTGGCAAAAAGTCCCGAATGATTCGGGCCAAAAATCGTGACCAAGCCCGCCTCGAACAGCTTTCAGGCTAGGCTCGAGCCGTGCCGCTTGGTCTTTTTAGTtggaaaataaattaaaaaacaaTCTAGTTGGGTtgggtcattttagcttttataggtacataacttttgatatgcactttatatattatgtctaggtACATAACAAAAGATATGCAtgagaaaagtcaaaacaaatagtaatttgggacgaagggagtaaaAAGttgttggtatttttttgaaaagttaaaTTACCGGTAATTTAATGGGCATGCAATGCTCTGATCTGAGGCTCTGATCCGTTGGTGATAAAACAACGATGAAGCAGCGTACGGGGCTCCCAGGTCAGTCTAAGTGGGAATTTTATGGACTTTAAATAAATTTcataccacatcagcaattttgctgactcgATAAAGTCTTTacgagaagaaaggaagaggagtTTTATTATACGTGAGCTCAACCGGCGCAGTTCGGTAACAATGGGCAATAGAACTGAGACTGTCTGGGCCCGTTACGGCGCCACCCTTCCTCTCCGTCTCCGTTCACACCTCAGAACCAGCAGCCAATAACTGAGCGGCGCGTGGCCACCGCCATGCTGACAGCTGAgccgccgcagccagccgccgtCGCGTCGGATATATCTCCACCTCCGCTCCCGCTATGATGAGTAGAAGAGCGTAGAGGACTACAGCTGGGGCGCGTGTTGGTTGGGTTTGGGCTTCGGGGCGCGTGTGCGTTTCCCCGTTCGAGAAAAAGGCAGAGAATCCCAGCCGCCTGGCGTGGCCTTTCCAACTCCAAGGGGGGTTGGTGCTGCCTGCTGCGCCTACAGCTGCTGCCCGTTGCCATTCCTGTGAAGCCCAGCACGCCGGCCGGACCCGTGGTGAGATAAAGCGGAGgagccgcctcctcctcctactgGGGCTGTTCTTGATTCTTTGCAAGATTGGCCGCAATCATCGTCGCCATCATCACATCACGAGGCGAGCGAGCATGGGTATGTATGTGGAACCTGCAGAGAGCTGCTCCATTCATCTTTCTTGGGGTCGGGCTGGGTGAGGCGGCGCGGGGGGATTGATTGCGATTCCTTCCCCTTTCTTGGCGCATGGCGCCCTCGCTTTCTTTCCCTCCCATCCGGTTTTGGTCCGCGGGTTGTGCTCCCTATCTGGAATCCTTGCGGGCTCCAGACTTTTTGTTCCATCCATTTGGGTTCTTGGAAACATCGATAAGCTCGattgccttttttttctcttttcctttacTGATTCAGTGAGTTTAAGTATTTGATTGAGGCACCTGGCGCGGCAAACTGAATTCTTGAAATTGATGCTCGTCTTGGGGAACGGATTCCATTTTTAGCTGCTTTTCGTTCCCCGTACCTCAATCGACGTGTGAATGGGGGCGGCCGTACTTTTCTTAGAATTTCTGGTCTTTAGTCGCAGTTCGATTGGAATTTTGAGCGGGTGTTTTTCATGTTGTAGCTGCATTCGCAGATGGGGACTCGTCCTCTTCTTCTTGGGATAGTGACGATGAGTACCAGAAGTTCATCAAAAAGATGAACCCTCCAAGGTGCTAACCAGTTCATCACCATTTCTGATGGAAAGGAAATTCCACCTGTAGTACTAATCTTATCACCGTGAGAAGTGTATTTGCTGAATTTTTACTAACCGGACTATTCATAATTTTCCCCCGAATTCAGGGTCACGATTGACAACACGTCATGTGCAAATGCTACAATTATTCATGTAAGTCCTCGAAAATCAAGGGATTGTTACTAAATGTTATTCTTGTTTGTTGCTGAATATAATATAAAGCGGTTTTTGTTTGAATGGCACAGGTGGACAGCGCCAACAAGTATGGGATACTGTTGGAGGTTGTGCAGGTTCTCACTGACCTTAAGCTCATTGTCAAGAAAGCCTACATATCCTCTGACGGGGGATGGTTCATGGATGGTAGAACAAGAACTACACAATGGTTCCTTTGAATTCCTCCCGTCAAAATGGTGTCGGAATTTCTAACTTGTTCAGTTTGTTCTTTCAGTGTTCAATGTGACGAATCAAAGTGGGCAGAAGATAATGGATGAATCTGTGCTTCAAGGGATAAAAGATTACATTTACAAGGTAATGGTTGCTTGCCATCATTGTTTGGCTATATTCCTGTTGTCTTCAGTTTGCTTAATCTGCCAATCTTTCGTGCAGTCTATTGCACCTGGTTCTTGCTTTCTTCCTTCACGGAGGAGGGCCATTGGAGTCGAGCCTTCCTCCGACTACACCTTGATAGAGCTAACTGGGACTGACAGACCCGGTCTTCTCTCTGAAGTGAGCGCTGTGCTCACAAATCTGGACTGTAACGTGGTTAATGCTGAGGTGTGGACACATAATGAAAGAGCAGCAGCAGTCATCCAGGTCACTGATAGGAAGTCTGGATTAGCAATTTCGGATGCAGATAGGCTTGGCAGAATCAAGGAGTGGCTTCGCAATGTGTTCAAGGGGAGGAGTAGAGATGCCAAGACAACAGTTGCAATGGGGATAACCCACACAGAGCGACGGCTGCACCAAATGATGCTTGAGGATAGAGATTATGAAAGGTATGACAAGGATAGGGCGAATGCCAACCCCATGCCCATGGTCTCGGTTGTTAATTGGCTTCAGAAAGATTATTCTGTGGTGACAATGCGGTGCAAGGATCGACCAAAGCTTCTCTTCGACACAGTTTGCACGCTAACAGATATGCAATACGTGGTTTACCATGGGAGTGTGGATACTGAGGGCCCTGAAGCGTACCAGGTACCTCACCATGAAATTTCAGCTCCTAATTCCTATTGCCAAACATAGCCGTGTAAACTTTTGTTTGCTATAACACCATATGGTTCAACAGGAATATTATATAAGGCACATTGATGGATCGCCTGTCAATTCAGAGGCCGAGAGAAAACGAATCATCCAATGCCTTGAAGCAGCTATAGAACGGAGAGTATCCGAGGTAATTGGGAATATTGGCACTTGCGtgattattttccttttcttttcgctGTTTGCTTTACTTCCATAAGGACACTGATTCTACTTCTGCATTTAGTTGTTAAGATAGGGACTTGAATGGTGTGATGCATTGCTGTAGGAGGTAAAATTGTGGTTGGAGTGTTGGCGTTTTGTATTGCCTTGCACACTTTATTGTTGAGTCACAGTCAATGTTTGGGTCCTTTTCTTCTTGATGGAGCACATGCTGTTTTTCTCCAATGTACAGTGTGTTGTTCTCAATTAACTCATCCGTGCTTACAGTTCTTTTCCTACTGTTATGCTCTTTAATGTAAGTACAATAATAAATTGAAGTTAGGTATCAGATCACATGATGAACTACTGACTACATGTTTTTTTCCAGCAGTTTATTTAGTAGAAAATTAATCAGTAACTGTGTAACCCATGCAGGGCCTGAAGTTAGAGTTGTCAACAGGCGACAGAGTGGGTCTGTTGTCAGATGTGACACGCATTTTCCGTGAGAATGGTTTGACAGTCACAAGAGCAGAAGTTGCAACAAGGGGTAACAAGGCCATCAACACTTTCTATGTTCGTGACACAGCAGGGAGCTCGGTCGAGCTGAAGACGCTTGAAGCCATACGGCAGGAGATAGGCCAGACTGTGCTTCAAGTAAAAGGGCACCCTGAGCACCCGAAGTCACCGGCGCAAGAGTCGCCTACTAGGTTTCTCTTCAGCAGCCTCTTCAGACCAAGATCACTCTGAAAGACTAAAAACTTGGTTTGAAGTCTGAGCAGCCCAACAGTTGTGAATACAGTATGTTCTGTAGCAGTGTCCACCATTGTACATATTTCCTGATCCTTAGTGTAGTTAGAGCTGTAAATACCTCCAGTCCTGTTGACATGGTTGCACCCGATTGCAAGTACCATGATTCAGATTGTTGTAACTACTGTCCTTTGCTATCTCTAGCAGCAGTCCAAATGTCTTCCAATCCCGTGCACTACGCAGCTGCTGCTGATCTTCAGGCTTTGCGTGCCAATCTGTCATTGTTGAATGCTGATTCATAGGAGCCTAAGCCCGGTTACGCCATGGTGCCATCAGATTGACAGTGAAGGGAGATGTGTGGTGGGTGTCAGCGGCATTGCGCCTTGGGGATATTCAGAGGGTGCGGTGGAGAAGTGTGAtacgacgccgccggcggcataCTTGTCCAAGGAATCAGGCCGACGGCGACCCGATTGTCATTTGTGCCGGGCGCACATGTTGAAAATGGCTGCCAGCTCGGCGGGGGCCTACCATGGCTGCAACTTGGCGTTGGCGCTTGGAGCTTTGGAAGTGTGAGTGTCACTCTCACCCTGCACTTGTGACTGTGTGAGGGGGATGGATGGATCCTGGCCATAGAGGCAGGCAGAGTCGTCTAGGTATCTCCTCTTATGGTGCCAACTAGCTAAGGCTAGCCCGGGCAATTTTGGTAGGCATGCAACCTTTTGGCCTCAACCATGTTTCCTCGTTTTCTGCTATGCTGATCTTTGCCTACCAGTACTAGCAACTTACCACCTGGTTTGCTAAAATTTCAAGGTCATTAGCAATTAAGTCCCACTAGGCATCGTGTCAATTTTCTTCGCTATGATTTGAGCTTCAACTACTTCATCCTGCTCTTACCAGCTCCAATTCATCTCTCTTCATAGTAGTTAGTAGCTCATAAAAATGCTGTTCTCCTGACTATCTGTAAACACACAGGTGATTTTGGAATAGGATGCATACCATTTTTGTGCTCAGAAATAAGGGAAATATGTAGTGTCTCGTGGTGTTTGGCATCATCTGTGTAACATATTGCTGCATATTGGTTTCTCAAATCTTATCTAATGAAATATCTTTATCATTTATGAATGTTTGGAAGATTTGATTTTTAGGATCTTGCACTGTAGTACCACCAGAATCTCTCATAACGCCGAGAGGCCCTACAGGCAGGGCCACTGTACCCAGCTAAGTCCTTGCCTGTCAGATATTTCTGGCGTCAGGTAAATATAAGTTGTGGAATTCATCTTGCTGCCCTGGTCTATGGTTTTACAGCACTTTGAGCATGGTTTCACATTCATGTCACGTGCATGTCGGTGTTTACTCATCCCGGTTAAAGTACATCTGAAGCAACTAATTGCCATCACCCACAACCCCAATCATCTCTGAAAGCGTGAGCTGTGATCATCTGCAGAGTTGCAGAACTGCAGCAACTTTTCAGTGAGACCTCATATCTTGCCACTGCCAGGGGCACAGAGAACTGCCAATCATCGCTGGGCAATGCCTGGGTATGAGCTGGAACAGATCTGGTGCTGCTGCAtgctggagctggaggaggatCCCAACTCTTCAAGATCTGTGTGCATCAATAACTGATTCAGTTAGTTGAAAGATTAAGCAAGCTCATAATTTCAATAATATAATCTGCCATGCGTGTTCAGTTAGTTGAAAGATTAAGCAAGCTCATAATTTCAATAATATAATCTGCCATGCGTGTTCAGTTAGTTGAAAGATTAAGCAAGCTTCACCATGTGACACATCTTTTCTGTCATGCAAGTGAAGAGCTAGTCTTTTCATATAGTTGGTGACTGCAAAACTTAACCAGAAAGGGTTGGTGGGCATACACCAATCTTTAGggactgcagcagcagcagctgaaaCCAAGTGGATTCCAACAAACAAGTTGGAGCCTATCAGGTTCAGGGGGCAGCAATGTGTTGTATCCCATAACTCCTGTACTATGTAGGGCAATTACAGCTTCACAGTGCCCATCTATGCAGGGCACAAAGCCCTCTTCTGCCACAATGGCTGCAAGGACCTTTTCTGGTGGGCACTAGGCACATGTCGCACAGTCTTAGAATGTGTGTTTCTGTACAATCACTGCATGTTTTTTATTTGATATGATTGTGTTTCACTGTTTCTAGATATGGAGTTGGAATCCAAATCTTTACTCTGCTGTATATCCTCATCTAGTCCTAGACTGAGGCGATTGTGCGTTGACAATGGCACCATTGTGGCCACCTTTTTCCAAAAAAGCTGGTTCCACTCATTGGTTAAATGGTTGGAGCTTACGTTGCCAACACACTAACATGAGCATAAAATGGAAAGTTTCCTTTTGGACAGCTAGTGGTGATGATAATTGATCATCCTCATGGAAGAAGCATTTTGTGAATATTTTCAAGACATGCAGTTAGTTGCCATTTGTGGAGAGAAATAAAGCTGAATAAGAGTTGTAACCAGCTCTCTGTCTTGATGTGCCTTTAATTTGTAGCATTTCCTGGTAAAGGCGTAATTCTAGAGAGGGATAGACTTACGCAACTCAAACCTATGATGTGGCGCAAGAGAATTTTTTACATTCAACAGTAGATGACTCACTAACAAAATATGTATTCCTTGCCCAACTGGTGTGATTAATAATGACCAACACCTTAGAAGAAAAGAACGAATAGAACTTTGTGGAAATCAATTGTGAGTAATTGTTAAATTACCGAGGAATTACATTGCCTGAATGCTAAATTTTTGTCGATCTCAAACCCATCAGGATCGGGAAAGAACTACAGGTTTCAGAGATAATGTTGTAGTTATCTAGGTCAATTAAACAATAGCAAGCTGAAATTCATCTCTAGTTGACAGTATTTGGCTGAATTCGGTCGGTCGAAGCAAATACATCCGAAAGCTAGTGATCTAGGCTGTTGAAACTATGGCGTGCATCAGTCAGAAAACAAATCTCCTGTCAAACATGGTTTCTGAATTCCATGGGATGCAACCAACACGAGCAGCTATTGTTATTGGATCCGACTAGACTTCACAATCCACgtgggggaaaaaaagaaaagggaaggcTGCTATCCTTCGTACTGTTACAGGAGAACGACGTCTTAACAAAACGgaggagaaaaataaaaacagaaataaaTGGAATATATTCTCTACAAAGTAGTGTAAACGCACATAAAATAATCTAAATAAAGATGGTAGTCGAAAAGCGATATGAGACTCAATTATGTAAAGAAAAGTGAACAAATTAAAGATTGACCCATGCATTTGAATAATTGACCGATTTCAACGGTTTGTCTATCAACTATTTACCACCTCTGGGTGATCTACATGTTGCTGTCTATCTCTATGCTCATCTAGCAGTCTAGCCTACATAAGCACTGAATTTTAATGTTCCTTAACATCGATCAGTCTTGTCCCTCTAGAGGCATGCATGGCCCTGGTTTCCTTTAGGACAGGTATGGTCTGATGAATAATCCGAGTGAAAGCTTTGTTGGCAATCGTGATAAAGCCGTTGAGATGCCCTTGTCGAACATCCCATGTTTCAGTACTGCGACCACACTCCAACTGGCTGCGATCGTTGCAACTGGTGCTCAACAACAGAGGTGCCGACAAAGAGAAGGACTACACAATCTCTCCACTATGCTATGCCAGGCAGTTAAGGACTTGCCTTTCTAAGAGGGAGGAAGTGATGAGGGGATATGGAAATTCACATTGCTTCTATAGTCACCCGTCACATTGCTTTGTATGGTCAATTCGAATGGCACCATTGCATGCTTTGATTCAGTTGTTATCCTGCGCTACATGTTTTGTAACATCTGTAATTGCTGCTATATAATGGTCAACATGATGTGAATCCATGTACTGTGTTGAAAACGCATAGGGTGGGCCAAAATTATATATAACAGTGATTGGTGACTGGATAACTTTTTTTAGCAGCAGGAGACCAACCTCTTGACCAACAACAAATTATCCGAATATCGGTTCCTCCAATCTTCTTCCAAATCGTACTCGATTCGATATGTCAGGATTTTGCTGGTAATATAAGGTCTGAAGGTTCAATGCTAATTTCCAACTGACGGTAGACTGGAATTCAGGAGCTAGATGGAGCTGATCGCTGAtgagtctaaattttgtaggAACTGGGTTGATTGAACAAACTGAAGATACGGGAGTGGCATATTTCAACTTGAGTATACTCAAGTCTTTTGAATGGTAGGTTCAAGCAGCAATTGGGTTGAGAAACTGAAGTCTTTTTGCAAACACCAAGGACAACCTTCATGTTGCCGGTATGGTCACTTCAGTAGTGTCAGTTAGCAAGTTGTCTTTTGAATGGTCACTTCAAATGGCCATTGGTTTGTTTCAGTTCTTTCCTGGCGTCCATAACATACGTGATTGCTCCAACACAGTGGTCAGCGTGATTTGTGTATGCATATAATGAACGTGATTGATGGCTTAGATAACCTGAGTAGACGAGACAACGCCAGTCCTTGACTAACCCCTGATCTGTAACCGTAACCGTCCTCGACTAACCCTTGATCTGTGATCGATTCCTAGAGTCCCTTTCAAGACCGTAACCGTCGACTCGATATGTGTCTGGATTTTACTGGTTGAGGCTGCAGATTCAATACCAAACTTGCAACGACCGGATCTTGGAGTTCGTCGAAAATATGAAAGGGCATTCAAAAAAGCTTTTTTTGGGAAGAATCTTTAAAAGTCACTATTTTTAACATCAAAGGCAGGATGCTAGCATCCATGCTCGTCCGTGGCAACAAACAAACACGGAGACACCTGAAGCCGTCCACAGGTACGGAGCTGCCCTCCGTGTCGCATGATAGGCGTTTGTTTCCTTGCTtattttagcacgtgtcacatcaaatgtttagatactaattaggagtattaaacatagactatttacaaaacccattacataagtggaggctaaacggcgagacaaatctattaagcctaattaatccatcattagcaaatatttactgtagcaacacattgtcaaatcatggactaattaggcttaatagattcgtctcgccgtttagcctccacttatgtaatggattttataaatattctacgtttaatacttctaattagtatctaaatattcgatgtgacgggtgctaaggaggaaccaaaccaggcttCACATCACGATGCAcgcatgcattgcattgcagtTGCAGACAGCACATGAAAAGGGAGTCCTTTTTCCTCTTCACGCTTTAAGCTGCCGTTCAGATCTGGATCTACCTACATGCACTTCCCCTGAGCATCTTTTCATTACTTTGCAAAAAGGGAATATGGTGAAACCAATGGATATCCAAATTTACCAACTctactggagatgctcttagaaAAGTATATTTGGCATATCACTACTCCTCAGTCCTACTCACAGATGAAGCTCATCCCTCTTGTCTCTTTGGAAGTAAGAACTCATACCTAGGTTAAGATGACCATCACAATAAAATCCCCAACTCGTTTCAACTTAAGACCCAGATTATGTAGAGAACTTTCTAGAAACAACAAATGGAATGGTATTTGCAGTGGTCATACGACGATTTCAAATACGGAAGCTAGTCAGCCTAAGAAATTAACACCACCTCATGTTCAGCACATCAAAATGATTTCAAATTCCTTTCTCCAGTTTCAACTGAGTTCATACTGTCTAATGAGTATAAAACAGCTATTTATACAGAGGAAAGAACCTTCTTCACCAGTATAAAACAAGATACTATGAAAAGAATGCAGCACCAGTGACCCTGCACAGCTGAACTGGCAATTGGCATTTCCTAACATCTCAAAAAATTGGCCCATTGATCCAACAACTGTATCTCTTTTACAATATCTATCCAGATGTATCTGGTTAGACTGCTAAAACTTCCAGTCCAAATTGTATGTAAAAATCTGCAAAGGAATTATTTTCATCTTCTCAAAATGAATCTTCCCCCAAcccaaaaagaaaactttaaCAGTTGACTTCTTTGATGTTGTCCCTTGAGTATATATTCTACCTCTCTGAAACATCCCTCACATAAGGTGCTCAAAAGCAAGCCTCATGTGAAGAAACTGAAGCATACAGCTTCAATGGCATGCAAGAACATACAGAGATTTGCAGACTTTCTATTGTAACATACACTCTCTAACATACGGGTGCGAGAAATTCACATACCGCTCCCATATATACTTGTAACGGCGAATAGCCAACTTCAGCCAGGGTTTCATGTTTCCATTATAGTGCACAACAGCAGCACTCTCAATCAACCGAACATCTATGTCTACGTCATACCCCAGACCCAAGACATGCCATCTGCGGTCTAGGGGCTCCATCAGACCATAAAATGTCAAAAGGCCTGCAGGAAGCGTTCCAGTCCTCCAGAGCAATAGGTCAGAATTTTGCTCTTGCCAATAATGGTAAAGTGATGTGGCGTTTGCCTTCCTCCAAGCTATCAAGTCAAAGATGTTCATTCCAAAAGCCCATCCACAAGTATGTGgatcaatcttggagctgaTAGTTGGGTGCGAAAAATTGAGATACTTGTGATACCGATGAAATGA is a genomic window containing:
- the LOC117840362 gene encoding ACT domain-containing protein ACR4 isoform X1: MAAFADGDSSSSSWDSDDEYQKFIKKMNPPRVTIDNTSCANATIIHVDSANKYGILLEVVQVLTDLKLIVKKAYISSDGGWFMDVFNVTNQSGQKIMDESVLQGIKDYIYKSIAPGSCFLPSRRRAIGVEPSSDYTLIELTGTDRPGLLSEVSAVLTNLDCNVVNAEVWTHNERAAAVIQVTDRKSGLAISDADRLGRIKEWLRNVFKGRSRDAKTTVAMGITHTERRLHQMMLEDRDYERYDKDRANANPMPMVSVVNWLQKDYSVVTMRCKDRPKLLFDTVCTLTDMQYVVYHGSVDTEGPEAYQEYYIRHIDGSPVNSEAERKRIIQCLEAAIERRVSEGLKLELSTGDRVGLLSDVTRIFRENGLTVTRAEVATRGNKAINTFYVRDTAGSSVELKTLEAIRQEIGQTVLQVKGHPEHPKSPAQESPTRFLFSSLFRPRSL
- the LOC117840362 gene encoding ACT domain-containing protein ACR4 isoform X2 — encoded protein: MDGDSSSSSWDSDDEYQKFIKKMNPPRVTIDNTSCANATIIHVDSANKYGILLEVVQVLTDLKLIVKKAYISSDGGWFMDVFNVTNQSGQKIMDESVLQGIKDYIYKSIAPGSCFLPSRRRAIGVEPSSDYTLIELTGTDRPGLLSEVSAVLTNLDCNVVNAEVWTHNERAAAVIQVTDRKSGLAISDADRLGRIKEWLRNVFKGRSRDAKTTVAMGITHTERRLHQMMLEDRDYERYDKDRANANPMPMVSVVNWLQKDYSVVTMRCKDRPKLLFDTVCTLTDMQYVVYHGSVDTEGPEAYQEYYIRHIDGSPVNSEAERKRIIQCLEAAIERRVSEGLKLELSTGDRVGLLSDVTRIFRENGLTVTRAEVATRGNKAINTFYVRDTAGSSVELKTLEAIRQEIGQTVLQVKGHPEHPKSPAQESPTRFLFSSLFRPRSL